The DNA region GGAGCATAATCTCACAAGCGACGAGTACGTCGAACTGCTGACCACCTACGTCCAGAACATCCCCTACAAAACGGTCGGGGCCGCGGTGAACTTCCCGATCGAAACGGTAATCGAGAACAAAGGGGATTGTGACGACAAAAGCGTTCTTCTCTCAGGGCTCCTTGCAAAATCCGGCTATGCGGCAGGAGTCGCGGTCTTCAGCGAAGCAAACCATATGACGGCCGCGATCAAAGCGGAGGAGGCAGGACAGGTGATCAGCAGCTACATCCTGATCGAAACGACCAGATATGCATACATCGGCGAGAACGCCGCAGTCATCAGAAGCAGAACCAAAAACAGAACGAGGGTCAGAGAGGATTCGGTCATTCTTGTTGGAGGGGGGACGGCAGCCTACACGGTCTCCTGGCAGGTGGACACGATCTTAGAGCAGCGGGATAGAATTGTTGAGACCATCGACTCGCTGAGTCAGGAGATGAGAACACTTAAAACCGAGATAATGGGACAGGAGGTTCAGCTCGCTCAGGCGTACGATCCGGCGGTTTACGAAAAATATGAGAAAAATCTCACCAGCTATAACGAGTATATGGAAACCTGCTATGCCTACTTTGATGAACTTGACGTGATCAACACCGGGTCCTACAGCAGGGAAGAGACCTATGAAATGGTCGCTTCCATGATGTGATCGTCCATGACGTAGCCTTCTCCGATGTCAGTCACGACGTCACGGACCTTGACGAACCCCAGATGTTCGTATACGGCAATGGAGGAGTGATTTCCTTTGTTCACCGTCAGCCATATTTTTTCGAGTCCTTCCTCACGGCAGATTTCTTTCAGAGCAAAAATCGTCTGGGAGGTGATGTGTTTGCCGCGGTAGGCTTTTTCCACATATATTTTGGAAAGGAAAAGCGATTTTTCCGAAGGCTCCAAGAGTATTGCCGTATATCCAACGGATATGCCGTTGTACTGCATCAGATAATATCTGTATCCCTTTTGGATCTGCTCGGTTATTGCCGGAACCGACTGGAACTTTTCTATCATATAGACAACCTGCGCCGAACCGATCAGAGAGGTATAGTGTTCGGTCCAAACCTTTTCTGCAAGATCGGCAACAGTCTGAATCTCTTCAGCGGTTCGAACGGGTGTAAGCAGGATGCGGGGGTCACTGGTTTGCATGGGTCAGGATGTGGACGATTTCTGGGACGATGATCTCTTCGGCTGCAAGTTTGACGGCTTTTGGGGACCCCGGGATGCAGAATATTGCCCGGCCTTTGTTTATACCGGCTGCGGCACGAGAAAGAATGACGGCGTTTCCCACCTGGGCATAACTTTTCTGCCGGAAGAGTTCGCCGAATCCGTCCATGGTTTTTATGAAAAGCGGCGAGACGGCTTCAATCGTGCAGTCGTCATGTGTAAGACCCGTACCTCCGTTCACGACAATACAGTTTGCAGAGTCGAGCGCTTCCATAACGGCCGATCTGATTTCCCCAATATCGTCTTTAACGATTTTCACCGGGAAAACTGGAATACCGGCTTTTTCAAATGCTTCCTGAATTATTTTTCCGGAGAGATCGGTTTTTTCCGTGCGGGTCGTTGAAACAGTGATCACTGCAGTTTTCACCGAAATATCTTCACGGTGTTCTCTTGACATGAGGGAAATGTATGAGTTCAAAGATAATAGGTTATTCTCCTGTTTAGGAGAAGTGATTTACCATGAATGTTTGTGATGGAAGTCTAAGATATTGCAGATGTTTTTTT from Methanocorpusculum labreanum Z includes:
- a CDS encoding GNAT family N-acetyltransferase, with amino-acid sequence MQTSDPRILLTPVRTAEEIQTVADLAEKVWTEHYTSLIGSAQVVYMIEKFQSVPAITEQIQKGYRYYLMQYNGISVGYTAILLEPSEKSLFLSKIYVEKAYRGKHITSQTIFALKEICREEGLEKIWLTVNKGNHSSIAVYEHLGFVKVRDVVTDIGEGYVMDDHIMEATIS
- a CDS encoding MogA/MoaB family molybdenum cofactor biosynthesis protein, which produces MSREHREDISVKTAVITVSTTRTEKTDLSGKIIQEAFEKAGIPVFPVKIVKDDIGEIRSAVMEALDSANCIVVNGGTGLTHDDCTIEAVSPLFIKTMDGFGELFRQKSYAQVGNAVILSRAAAGINKGRAIFCIPGSPKAVKLAAEEIIVPEIVHILTHANQ